CTGGGGGTGGTGTTCATAATAGGGACCTGGTGTAGTCCTGTCCAAATGTGCCTGGTGCCTTTGGTGGGGGCCATTGCAGCAGGTGGATACACGCAAGACCTCCAGTAGTTCAAATGGAGTGTTCTTCACAAAGATGCTGACTGTGAACACGTATCGCTTGTAGGAAACTGTGCAGTCATCAGCCCCTCTGAGAACACGGTGCACACGGCAGAGCTCCTTCATCGCCTCGTTCCGTTCTACTTGGACAATGCAAGTATTTCTGAAGTAACAGTTGCCAGACTCAAAGGTCAAACCATGTACTGTTTTTAAGTTAGGTAGCCTTGGATTGTTCTTTTGAGGTGAGGTCTTTTTGCAGCTGAACCACAGTCAGGCGTCCATGACCTGATTTCAAACTCGTCTTCTAGGAGTGCTTCCATGTGATTATTGCCGGCACACATGACTTGCCCGATATTGTGGAACTCAAGTTTGACCACGTCTTCTTTACAGGTAAATTTGAAGTCAACATCAAACTGTTTGGCGTGAATATGGTTTTATTCTTGgtgccttttttctttttttttttttcaaaccttGAATCCTTAGGgagcaaagaggagggaggcagaatAGCGCAGGCTGCAGCGAGCACGCTCACGCCCGTCACCCTGATTCTGGGGAGCAAGAACCCGTGCTACGTAGACCAACACTGCGACGTTGCCACCGCTGCGCAGCGCATCGCTTGGGCTCGTTTCCACAACGCCGGCCAGAGCTTGGTGGCGCCCGACTACGTCCTGTGCCACACGGACGTCAAAGCTGAGCTTGTGCAGGCCCTGAAGTCCTGTTTGACCCAATTCTACGGTTCCGATCCCCAAGAGTCGCGCAGTTTCGGCCGCATGGTCAACCAGGAGGTCTTGAACCGTATGAGAGACATACTGTGGAGATGTGGCAAGGTGGCCGTGGGTGGACAGGTGGTAGAAGCAGAGAAATACATTGGTGAGAATATTGTGACCCCCTCTGAAATTAGCCATTTTACCACAAACTGAACTCATTGTACAACATATTCAGCTGTTTTACACTTGTTCTTTCTGAAGCCCCAACAATCTTGACAGAGGTGGTGGAATCGGACCCAATCATGCAACAAGAGGTTTTTGGTCCAGTTCTTCCCATCATGACTGTAAACAATATCAATGAGGCCATTGCCTTCATCAATAAGCAAGCGAAAGCCCTCTGTGTATATGCTTATTCCAGCGACAGCAAGGTACACATCAGAGCACAGTGATCCATATGCAAGTGTGGTGGAGTTGAtatgttctttgtgtgtgtgtttggccagAGCAGGTCGTCTCCAGGCTCATGAGTGAGACCTCTAGTGGGAGCTTTTGCTCCAATGACAGTGTCCTGCAGAGTGTGATGGTGGCTCTTCCATTTGGTGGAGTGGGTATGTCTGCATCGCCAGTATCAGCTGTGCCAAATACAGTACTGGTATAATATAATCTACTGAGTGGTCCAACCTTCTTTACCAGGTGCCAGTGGAATGGGTTCCTGCCACGGTCGTTACAGCTTTGACACCTTCTCTCACATGAAATCATGCCTGCTCAGAGGCACGCGGTTTGAATGTGTCACCTATCTGCGTTACCCGCCTTACGACGACCGCAACCTGTCTCTAATGATGTGGGCCAGCACCTTGTCCCAGAAGAGCCAGGGCTGGTGTCACATCATGTGACTGTATAAGATGGTGTATGCTGATAATTCTGAACTGTTTCCGAATTTTCTTTTGAAGATCTATGAACTATACAAAATAACTTAATTTACATGTTTGAAATGTTACCTACTGTATGAAAAATTAAAGAGTATTTTGTACATGGACTGTCTAAATGTTTAGTGATTTAGCTAGTAGTGTGTTTATTGATTATTTGCTCATATCCAACAAATACAAAAGTATAGACAATATTCATATTTTAGTTCTAATACAACAAACATTACTGATGTGCATCTGCCACCCTGAAACAAATAGGTTAGTCAGGTCTTTTGTAGATTTTCTCCTTGTTGCCTTCTTTCATGGCAGCGTATCTGGCCACAGTGAACAGGTAGTCACTGAGTCTGGGTGAAAACAAGGAGACGTTAATCAGATGTGCGGTTGAGAAAGCATATTTGCATGTATGTAAGTTTAAGGCACCGGACTTACCTGTTCAAAAACTTGGCAACGTTCGGATCTGCCTCCCCTGAGCGCACAATTGGAGCAACACTAGACCAAGAATAAATTGCTATCAGAACAAATTGATTAAATGTAACCAAACAGATTAAACTCATTCAGTATCATGCTTCAACCACTTAAAGGTTCAAGGCCTGAGTGGTTGTAACAATATCTCAAGAACATACATAAGCTAAGTCTGACCTGCGTTCTGCTCTCCGGCAGACTGCCCGAGCAAAGTGCAAAGCTGCGCTGCTTTTTCCTCCGGACTGTTGAACACACAGTATGAGAGTTAGTACAACAGAAACTCTGGACTCTGGGATTTCCATTGTGCACAGATCAAAATAGGGCTTACAGGCAAAATAAAACTAGTCAGTGGAGGAAGTTCCTCTGTAAAGGTGTCAATCCAGGTTTCCAGGTCTGCAACTGGCTGAGCAGTAAATGTTGTTCTCTCTtgcaaaaacaggaaaaagtacacatttagaaaaaatgaaaaaactcATTTAAAACATCTGCAGACTAGCCTGCCTGTGCGTACTTATGTGACTTTCTCTTGCAGAGGACATTGGGGTGGCAATATTGGAGCCCACATCTTGTAAAATGCACTGTATCTGCAATAAAAATGTGCAAACGGTTTGAAACTGAACTTAGCACTGAGGAAATTTAACAAATATATTAAACTCAAACCTTGTCCAgttgatgtgtgaatgtgtggccTGTGTTGAGGCAAAACTCTCTAGCCAAGCTGAAATATAATTTAGAGTGTCCAACTTAGATCAACTAACATACTAACATACAAAATATATaacatacaaaatatatatgtaatattGCGGAAAAATTAATATGATGTTTAAATGGTAGAATGTTTACCCTATAGCTGATGACAGTTCATCTGTATTTCCCAGAGCTTCAAATATCTGATCTTCCTTTGGCCTCCTTTCTCCTGTAAATGTGCTTGAAAAACCTAACGGCGTTACAGCAAACATCACATCAGTTCTTTTGTATTACAGAACCTTTAAcatcagatttatttgcaaTAAAAGTCAACCTTTGTCTCCAGTTTTGGTGTATATCTTAGGTATCCTCTTGTCTCCTTCAGTGGAGTAACTGTCAAAACACAGAGAGCTACTGTAGCATTGACAACAGAACATCTGTTTGGTTCATTTGCTCCTTTAAGCTTCAGTAACAAATACTCCAATGTAAATAATCATACTGTGCATAGTGTAagttaacatgtttttttctatcATTGAGAAAGTATTGCTACTAATGTGTGGCATCGACATAGCACTGCTTCATTGCTGGCATAAACGACAAACAGGAGCTTGACGTCAAGCAGGTGTAACGCTACATGAAAAAAATAGGAATGTATAACTACCTTCTGGCTGAACAtagttttgtctttgtcagacGCTCGCATATGAGTCTTTCTATACTAATGATACAGCGAAGATGAGCAGGTTTGATAATAAATGAAGCCATGTTATGCTAATGGCTAACAGCTAAGTGTTTACGAGTGTGCCGAATGTCTCTCCGCGGTGTCCGTACTTATGGGCGTTTCATTTTTATCGCATGATTGGACAACTCACCGGATGGTAGGACAACACTGGACGCTGATTGGCCGGAGTGATATCTGTTCAATGTGCGGCGGCGCTGATTGGTTACTAGGATCCAGCCTacgtctcctcctgctggcaAGTTGTGTTTTTATCGCGGTGAATCACGCCGCGCTGAATCCCTCTATTTACAGATCACCATATTCCGTGACAGTGGAGGCTTTTGTTCAACGTTTGATATTTACCCTTTGAAAAGATATTAAACTCCGTGAAAGAGTTGTCCACTGACTGGTACTGCGTCTTAGGATAATCATTAGCTAAAGTTGGCTAAGGTAGCTAACACACGCTGTCAGGGAGACGTTGAAGCTGCAGTTATTGGACCCACTATTTATCAGTGGAAACAGATATGGACTGCATCGTTTCTGCTCCGGGAAAAGCGATCCTCCATGGAGAGCATGCGGTTGTGCATGGAAAGGTAACCTGCGAGTACAAGGCTACAGCTAACAGTGACGATGAGTGCACGAGCCACTGCTTTATCCAGTTGTTAAGTTGTTTTGGTAAACACGTGTAACAAACGTTTGTAAGATGCGTTTTATAGGCTTACGGTTTAACCTC
Above is a window of Betta splendens chromosome 9, fBetSpl5.4, whole genome shotgun sequence DNA encoding:
- the mmab gene encoding corrinoid adenosyltransferase, which gives rise to MASFIIKPAHLRCIISIERLICERLTKTKLCSARSYSTEGDKRIPKIYTKTGDKGFSSTFTGERRPKEDQIFEALGNTDELSSAIGLAREFCLNTGHTFTHQLDKIQCILQDVGSNIATPMSSARESHIKRTTFTAQPVADLETWIDTFTEELPPLTSFILPSGGKSSAALHFARAVCRRAERSVAPIVRSGEADPNVAKFLNRLSDYLFTVARYAAMKEGNKEKIYKRPD
- the aldh3b2 gene encoding aldehyde dehydrogenase family 3 member B1 isoform X1 translates to MRASPSLSPSESLPQVRCLTAEPARHEPPAEPFSSPLVQSAAQCFRTRPGDHCVKTHPVECGDLLRRARVAFEAGRSLKEGFRLAQLQALVQLLDEHEGDFVDALGRDLHKPRFETLVSELVLVKNEALHAINNLKKWMQPQFVERNLSTTMDECLVVREPLGVVFIIGTWCSPVQMCLVPLVGAIAAGNCAVISPSENTVHTAELLHRLVPFYLDNECFHVIIAGTHDLPDIVELKFDHVFFTGSKEEGGRIAQAAASTLTPVTLILGSKNPCYVDQHCDVATAAQRIAWARFHNAGQSLVAPDYVLCHTDVKAELVQALKSCLTQFYGSDPQESRSFGRMVNQEVLNRMRDILWRCGKVAVGGQVVEAEKYIAPTILTEVVESDPIMQQEVFGPVLPIMTVNNINEAIAFINKQAKALCVYAYSSDSKVVSRLMSETSSGSFCSNDSVLQSVMVALPFGGVGASGMGSCHGRYSFDTFSHMKSCLLRGTRFECVTYLRYPPYDDRNLSLMMWASTLSQKSQGWCHIM
- the aldh3b2 gene encoding aldehyde dehydrogenase family 3 member B1 isoform X2; amino-acid sequence: MSRPPSPSPARWFKALRRTRPGDHCVKTHPVECGDLLRRARVAFEAGRSLKEGFRLAQLQALVQLLDEHEGDFVDALGRDLHKPRFETLVSELVLVKNEALHAINNLKKWMQPQFVERNLSTTMDECLVVREPLGVVFIIGTWCSPVQMCLVPLVGAIAAGNCAVISPSENTVHTAELLHRLVPFYLDNECFHVIIAGTHDLPDIVELKFDHVFFTGSKEEGGRIAQAAASTLTPVTLILGSKNPCYVDQHCDVATAAQRIAWARFHNAGQSLVAPDYVLCHTDVKAELVQALKSCLTQFYGSDPQESRSFGRMVNQEVLNRMRDILWRCGKVAVGGQVVEAEKYIAPTILTEVVESDPIMQQEVFGPVLPIMTVNNINEAIAFINKQAKALCVYAYSSDSKVVSRLMSETSSGSFCSNDSVLQSVMVALPFGGVGASGMGSCHGRYSFDTFSHMKSCLLRGTRFECVTYLRYPPYDDRNLSLMMWASTLSQKSQGWCHIM